One stretch of Emys orbicularis isolate rEmyOrb1 chromosome 7, rEmyOrb1.hap1, whole genome shotgun sequence DNA includes these proteins:
- the PRRT3 gene encoding LOW QUALITY PROTEIN: proline-rich transmembrane protein 3 (The sequence of the model RefSeq protein was modified relative to this genomic sequence to represent the inferred CDS: inserted 1 base in 1 codon), whose amino-acid sequence MQQLGVLAASRRADVGGXASWGCFCMCAGAWLRPLLHRKHPRAGCKARLLFSRLLRVCCLWSACRSPCWPGHGTARPIPESGALPRRGQLALRLPSAFSCRVKSEQQFAMAAAAQLLAWSLVLVPALLPASPLPQPFSSERHTRPRAVGASLGPGWVQELAGWPPLGSPSEEALWTRQALPALSPLALAAPGGSLVFSGAGEPDDELWRGSSRAPLQPGAPAAHSAAISHDTGTPPAPAGSSALPPPAWPLLLGADGSRQTLEVPPAPGPAGTEGAGGPGPATATFQGHTGLGSGSWPFTPAPGSGAPRNGGSPGALAFESRELPSGSEPRSLQPAFPSPARPPGAESSPGPAGQDSLGTAGTPRPRPTVSTVALAARPGSVAGASSTEWRQAADMGPGVVGQEGRPVSWAPGKGQPAPRANVPREPGEPLEHAWGKGRASYTQGSSLPPWGDAQGLPPHPTGRDGQPQPEVWWVSGASLAAWPAATSQLQQTAGAGGSVAGGWPGLPPAVLSAGRLELPPSLAPVQGRLTEPAPPAQGSPAWRLTPAWTEGATLETRAPVWTEGLSAHQRSTRRALPGSATQPLHFPGKTVPGTEQGPVHPRARPALHASPGTSPAPTPPRPGAAADEEVGAPQRVRGAVDPRTPVNATSTATSAPRPPPPGTRHSDGTRPPGPGSTTAPVPTHPQPPATPQRGLIRVSTQRALQRPPLPRPGPSVPATVPASSLPCPHASGACSLLQPNQTLLRWADLQRTLGFAWELHVYGTSTLFLLLSLVCVASLIGSPALGLPHLPYTLGANALLLGAGLLRATFLLTDPYGARARLPAPAVRLLYNAPFPLLLTAFALLLLLLLRVAQLQLLPPPLQSLPLLAALASLQSTVLLGADLLSPLLSPVLGVGLHLLSCACGTSLMLASLAACWQLRPHQPARPGEAQRVSLGCEDPQELPGQGRALQGLGPCPRVLLGCSALGLLCCGLQAYGALWLGGVLGPPGEFSWPWWFVQFWFRICELLLAFALCFVASHPLCQCCGSADHTCWAKLVRYFCTYRKAEAPEYPNNCYDWAHGTQERAASNDISKSLIRNPPEQVHLRALKGSNEVRATGAFSARGSTSSLGRAGASPKCPNAARMGRSYTSVCFEKESVLSLGELEFRPPSPINLSRSIDEALFKEHLVRDSIFLRSSLQYPGRLARQDSRSSLRRSSALTPMAEPLLPAKAWQRRSSDPDYLYSLARCSSLSDLPSQSASLPPSKGLPSQPPTEGTISGSSLDSFSKGSLKISWNPWRHGLSSLESLPLEETPSRAPLLPDEAPGPSTTGGAGDSEREARRSFLALSKQVDSRSLSSDTIEL is encoded by the exons ATGCAGCAGCTGGGGGTCCTCGCAGCATCCAGAAGAGCAGATGTTGGGG AGGCAAGCTGGGGGTGCTTCTGCATGTGTGCCGGTGCCTGGCTCCGCCCTCTCCTCCATCGCAAACACCCCCGCGCTGGCTGCAAGGCCCGACTGCTCTTTTCCAGGCTTCTCCGCGTCTGCTGTCTTTGGTCTGCCTGCCGCTCTCCCTGCTGGCCCGGGCACGGCACGGCACGACCCATCCCCGAGAGCGGAGCGCTGCCCCGTCGCGGCCAGCTCGCCCTAAGGCTGCCTTCTGCTTTCTCTTGCAGGGTGAAGAGCGAGCAGCAGTTTGCCATGGCGGCTGCAGCGCAGCTCCTTGCCTGGAGCCTGGTCCTGGTGCCGGcgctgctcccagcctctcccctgccccagccgttCAGCAGCGAGCGACACACCAGGCCACGGGCTGTGGGAGCCTCTCTGGGCCCCGGCTGGGtgcaggagctggctgggtggccccctctgggcagcccctcCGAAGAGGCTCTCTGGACCCGCCAGGCTCTGCCAGCCCTCTCCCCATTGGCGCTGGCTGCCCCTGGGGGGAGCCTGgtcttcagtggggctggggagccGGATGATGAGCTGTGGCGAGGCTCCAGCCgtgcccccctgcagccaggggcaCCTGCTGCCCACTCTGCAGCCATCAGCCATGACACGGggaccccccctgccccagcaggaagCTCTGCTCTCCCACCCCCCGCCTGGCCCCTGCTCCTGGGGGCTGATGGCTCTCGGCAGACGCTGGAAGTGCCCCCGGCTCCGGGACCTGCTGGcactgagggggctgggggccctggcccagccacgGCCACGTTCCAGGGACACACTGGGCTTGGCTCGGGGAGCTGGCCCTTCACGCCCGCGCCTGGCTCCGGGGCTCCGAGAAACGGAGGCAGCCCAGGAGCCTTGGCATTCGAGAGCAGAGAACTGCCCTCGGGCTCAGAGCCCAGGAGCCTGCAGCCAGCTTTTCCCAGCCCGGCCAGGCCTCCTGGGGCAGAgagcagcccaggccctgctgGGCAGGACAGTCTGGGCACAGCCGGGACGCCACGCCCCAGGCCAACGGTGTCCACTGTCGCCTTGGCGGCCAGGCCGGGGTCCGtggcaggagccagcagcacTGAGTGGCGGCAGGCGGCAGACATGGGCCCTGGGGTCGTGGGTCAGGAGGGCCGGCCTGTGAGCTGGGCTCCAGGGAAGGGGCAGCCGGCGCCTCGGGCCAATGTCCCCCGGGAGCCCGGGGAACCGCTGGAGCATGCCTGGGGAAAGGGCCGGGCTTCCTACACCCAGgggtcctccctccctccctggggcgatgcccaggggctgcccccGCACCCCACAGGCAGGGacggccagccccagccagaggtATGGTGGGTCTCTGGAGCCAGCCTGGCTGCCTGGCCTGCTGctacctcccagctgcagcagacagctggagcagggggctccGTGGCTGGTGGGTGGCCTGGTCTTCCTCCCGCTGTGCTCAGCGCTGGCCGACTGGAGCTCCCGCCAAGCCTAGCTCCAGTGCAGGGCCGCCTGACCGAGCCAGCTCCCCCGGCACAAGGGAGCCCCGCCTGGAGGCTCACCCCGGCCTGGACAGAGGGGGCCACACTGGAAACCAGAGCCCCGGTCTGGACAGAGGGGCTCTCGGCTCATCAGAGAAGCACTCGGCGGGCGCTGCCCGGATCCGCGACCCAGCCACTGCACTTCCCCGGAAAAACTGTTCCTGGCACAGAACAGGGACCGGTGCACCCCCGTGCCAGGCCCGCCCTCCACGCCAGCCCGGGAACGTCACCCGCCCCAACGCCTCCTCGCCCAG GGGCTGCAGCAGACGAGGAGGTTGGGGCCCCGCAGCGAGTCCGGGGAGCTGTGGACCCAAGAACCCCCGTGAACGCCACCTCCACGGCCACCTCTGCCCCCAGGCCGCCGCCGCCGGGGACCAGGCACTCAG ATGGGACCCGAcctcctggccctggcagcaCCACGGCCCCtgtgcccacccacccccagcccccagccactcCCCAGCGGGGCCTGATTAGAGTCAGCACCCAGCGAGCTCTCCAGCGCCCCCCTCTGCCCAGGCCTGGGCCCAGCGTCCCAGCCACGGTGCCTGCCTctagcctgccctgcccccatgccaGTGGGGCCTGcagcctcctgcagcccaaccagACGCTGCTGCGCTGGGCAGACCTGCAGCGCACGCTCGGCTTCGCCTGGGAGCTGCACGTCTATGGCACCAGCACCCTCTTCCTGCTGCTCAGCCTGGTGTGCGTGGCCAGCCTCATCGGCTCGCCCGCCCTGGGCCTGCCCCACCTGCCCTACACCCTGGGCGCCAACGCCCTGCTGCTGGGCGCCGGCCTGCTCCGCGCCACCTTCCTCCTGACCGACCCCTACGGCGCCAGGGCCAGGCTGCCCGCCCCGGCCGTGCGGCTGCTGTACAACGCGCCCTTCCCGCTGCTGCTCACCGCCTtcgccctgctgctgctgctgctcctgcgcgtggcccagctgcagctgctgccgccCCCCCTGCAGAGCCTGCCCCTGCTGGCCGCGCTGGCCTCGCTCCAGAGCACCGTGCTGCTGGGAGCCGACCTGCTCTCGCCCCTGCTGAGCCCCGTGCTGGGCGTGGGGCTGCACCTGCTCTCCTGCGCCTGCGGCACCTCCCTCATGCTGGCCAGCCTGGCTGCATGCTGGCAGCTGCGGCCCCACCAGCCTGCCAGGCCGGGCGAGGCCCAGCGGGTGTCGCTGGGCTGTGAGGACCCCCAGGAGCtgcctgggcagggcagagccctgcaggggctgggcccCTGCCCGCGGGTGCTGTTGGGGTGCAGCGCTCTGGGGCTGCTGTGCTGTGGGCTCCAGGCGTACGGGGCCCTGTGGCTGGGCGGGGTGCTGGGCCCGCCGGGGGAGTTCTCCTGGCCCTGGTGGTTCGTGCAGTTCTGGTTCCGAATCTGCGAGCTGCTGCTGGCCTTTGCCCTGTGCTTCGTGGCCTCACACCCCTTGTGCCAGTGCTGTGGCTCTGCTGACCACACCTGCTGGGCCAAGCTCGTCCGCTACTTCTGCACCTACCGCAAGGCCGAGGCGCCCGAGTACCCCAACAACTGCTACGACTGGGCCCACGGCACGCAGGAGCGGGCGGCCAGCAACGACATCAGCAAGAGCCTGATCCGCAACCCGCCCGAGCAGGTGCACCTGCGGGCACTGAAGGGCAGCAATGAGGTGAGGGCGACGGGGGCCTTCTCTGCCAGGGGCTCCACCTCCTCGCTGGGCCGGGCTGGCGCCAGCCCCAAGTGCCCCAACGCCGCGCGCATGGGGCGCTCCTACACCAGCGTCTGCTTCGAGAAGGAGTCGGTGCTGTCGCTGGGCGAGCTGGAGTTCCGCCCGCCCTCGCCCATCAACCTGAGCCGCAGCATCGATGAGGCCCTCTTCAAGGAGCACCTGGTGCGCGACAGCATCTTCCTGCGCTCCAGCCTGCAGTACCCCGGGCGCCTGGCGCGCCAGGACTCCCGCTCCTCGCTGCGCCGGAGCTCTGCCCTCACGCCCATGGCCGAGCCGCTGCTGCCCGCCAAGGCCTGGCAGCGGCGCAGCAGCGACCCCGACTACCTGTACAGCCTGGCCCGCTGCAGCTCACTCAGCGACCTGCCCTCCCAGAGCGCCAGCCTGCCCCCGAGCAAGGGCCTGCCCAGCCAGCCTCCCACCGAGGGCACCATCTCGGGCAGCTCCCTCGACAGCTTCTCCAAGGGCTCCCTGAAGATCAGCTGGAACCCCTGGCGGCACGGCCTCTCCTCGCTGGAGAGCCTGCCCCTGGAGGAGACGCCCAGCCGGGCCCCGCTGCTCCCCGACGAGGCCCCCGGGCCCAGCACCACAGGAGGGGCCGGAGACTCTGAGCGCGAAGCCAGGAGGAGTTTCCTGGCGCTCAGCAAGCAGGTGGATTCCCGCAGCCTGTCGAGTGACACCATTGAGCTgtga